A stretch of the Uranotaenia lowii strain MFRU-FL chromosome 3, ASM2978415v1, whole genome shotgun sequence genome encodes the following:
- the LOC129751090 gene encoding protein wech-like isoform X1: MALLSNGASSMQITPPPGSSAPANNDANVDFNSNDHIFFSNLFNALPRWDAPGKVSSGPVTVPQSNGSNGSSSFGNTSLDRDSISITDDVLFSNVLGAIGTSNGAPPPNDILGAIGTQMTPSTSPQTNSSNGSSVCPSSLGAVCGRCDTHAISRCLDCNDVLCEDCAHVHNKNAYTKDHCVISIHTISPIGSATGIQSVSMAVEPHCDIHGEVLRYLCESCKKIVCQECTLWDHKDHSCIPVSNVSHGASEKILSIIESGKLGTKYIKASIDRAVTYSQAVERDAMEASARIRKAMRHFILAAEDRERTLLERVDKFRQQKLTSLSDQMAGLRAALAGLSQTSDMLTKALDSVSTMNSMDIAKTLTSGESQMEQFAAMYKNLQPKEEFITFVPPNFELLQDIRMQGDVLLVNQRSNSMSAGSNVCIQPPSGNILTRRPIVRSTTPAQRLNSTSSSWDQMTASKNVLGTSPTIGIGPIPGMPVLGQCIPGCQTHVSAKPAVGPSSTFGFDGHEDGQVSRPWGIAVDKDGHILVADRRNNRVQVFYPDGMFKLKFGSKGTANGQFDLPAGICTDAQNRIIVVDKDNHRVQVFSPNGIFLLKFGSYGKDCGQFQYPWDVAVNVKGEILVTDSRNHRIQLFNSEGQFISRFSFDGVNHSRYLKGLTTPRGACFTPQGDIIISDFENHRLLLIDSTLTKVLAAKGHEGSAVHEFSRPSGICCDDDGRVIVADSKNQRVLIFSPQLEFLWTVSVEIRPTSNNLLTAAMDEKDRPSDVALLPDGRLVVMVETSPDARDQCSPQKTFVQIY, translated from the exons ATGGCACTCTTATCCAATGGTGCTTCATCAATGCAGATAACCCCACCTCCGGGTAGCTCGGCTCCGGCCAACAACGACGCCAATGTCGATTTCAACTCGAACGATCACATTTTCTTCTCGAACCTTTTTAACGCCTTGCCGCGTTGGGATGCGCCCGGAAAAGTTAGTTCCGGTCCGGTGACCGTGCCACAAAG TAATGGCTCAAACGGAAGCAGCAGCTTTGGCAACACATCATTGGATAGGGACAGCATTAGCATCACAGATGACGTACTGTTTTCGAACGTACTAGGGGCAATCGGAACATCGAACGGTGCGCCCCCACCGAATGATATTTTGGGTGCAATCGGAACCCAGATGACGCCGAGCACATCACCGCAAACCAATTCGTCCAACGGAAGCTCTGTGTGCCCTTCATCACTGGGGGCGGTTTGTGGTCGCTGCGATACTCATGCCATCAGTCGCTGTCTGGACTGTAACGATGTGCTGTGCGAGGATTGTGCCCACGTTCATAATAAGAACGCTTACACCAAGGATCATTGTGTAATTTCCATACATACAATCTCACCGATCGGATCAGCTACCGGAATACAAAGTGTATCGATGGCCGTCGAACCGCACTGTGATATTCATGGCGAGGTTTTACGCTACTTATGTGAATCGTGCAAGAAAATCGTCTGCCAGGAGTGTACTTTATGGGATCATAAGGATCATTCCTGCATTCCAGTGTCCAACGTGTCTCATGGAGCTTCGGAGAAGATTTTATCCATTATCGAGAGTGGTAAGCTAGGTACCAAATATATCAAGGCCAGTATTGACCGTGCCGTGACCTACTCACAGGCGGTCGAGAGAGATGCCATGGAGGCATCTGCTCGTATTCGTAAAGCCATGCGTCACTTTATTCTAGCCGCTGAAGACCGTGAAAGAACGCTCTTGGAGCGTGTGGATAAATTCAGACAACAGAAGCTTACATCTCTGTCTGATCAAATGGCTGGGCTCCGAGCAGCCCTAGCTGGGCTATCACAAACCTCAGATATGTTGACCAAAGCGTTAGATTCTGTTTCGACCATGAACAGCATGGATATTGCCAAAACTTTAACCTCCGGAGAAAGCCAGATGGAACAATTTGCTGCCATGTACAAAAACCTTCAGCCAAAGGAAGAGTTCATCACATTTGTTCCACCCAATTTCGAACTTCTCCAGGACATACGCATGCAAGGAGACGTTCTGTTGGTAAATCAACGAAGTAACTCCATGTCCGCTGGCTCTAACGTATGCATACAACCACCGAGTGGAAATATCCTAACACGCCGTCCTATTGTACGAAGTACTACACCAGCCCAGCGCCTGAATTCTACTTCCTCTTCATGGGATCAAATGACTGCTTCCAAAAATGTACTGGGAACATCTCCAACAATTGGAATTGGTCCCATCCCCGGGATGCCTGTTCTAGGTCAATGTATTCCGGGCTGCCAAACACACGTTTCTGCCAAGCCCGCCGTAGGGCCAAGTTCAACTTTTGGTTTCGACGGCCATGAAGATGGTCAGGTTTCTCGTCCTTGGGGTATTGCAGTGGATAAAGACGGTCATATTTTGGTAGCCGATCGTCGTAACAACAGAGTGCAGGTATTTTATCCCGATGGAATGTTCAAACTGAAGTTCGGTTCGAAGGGCACTGCCAATGGTCAATTTGACTTACCAGCAGGCATTTGTACCGATGCCCAGAACCGTATCATCGTCGTGGACAAAGACAATCACCGCGTGCAAGTTTTCTCACCCAATGGTATCTTTCTGCTGAAATTCGGCAGCTATGGCAAAGACTGTGGCCAATTTCAGTATCCATGGGATGTGGCGGTCAACGTGAAGGGAGAAATACTGGTTACAGACTCGCGAAATCATCGCATTCAGCTTTTCAACTCCGAAGGACAGTTCATATCACGTTTCAGCTTCGACGGAGTGAATCACAGCCGTTACTTGAAGGGCCTAACGACACCGCGTGGAGCTTGCTTCACGCCACAAGGAGACATCATCATATCGGACTTTGAAAACCATCGTCTATTGCTGATTGATTCTACTTTGACTAAG GTTCTGGCGGCGAAGGGACACGAAGGATCGGCTGTGCACGAGTTCAGCCGTCCGTCCGGAATTTGCTGCGATGACGATGGCCGAGTGATCGTTGCGGATTCCAAGAATCAAAGAGTTCTAATCTTCTCTCCACAGTTAGAATTCTTGTGGACGGTGAGT GTCGAGATTCGTCCAACATCCAACAACCTCCTGACAGCGGCCATGGACGAGAAAGATCGGCCTAGTGATGTGGCACTACTTCCTGATGGCAGATTGGTCGTAATGGTCGAAACATCGCCGGACGCCCGGGATCAATGCAGCCCGCAGAAAACATTTGTCCAAATTTATTGA
- the LOC129751090 gene encoding protein wech-like isoform X2 — translation MALLSNGASSMQITPPPGSSAPANNDANVDFNSNDHIFFSNLFNALPRWDAPGKVSSGPVTVPQSNGSNGSSSFGNTSLDRDSISITDDVLFSNVLGAIGTSNGAPPPNDILGAIGTQMTPSTSPQTNSSNGSSVCPSSLGAVCGRCDTHAISRCLDCNDVLCEDCAHVHNKNAYTKDHCVISIHTISPIGSATGIQSVSMAVEPHCDIHGEVLRYLCESCKKIVCQECTLWDHKDHSCIPVSNVSHGASEKILSIIESGKLGTKYIKASIDRAVTYSQAVERDAMEASARIRKAMRHFILAAEDRERTLLERVDKFRQQKLTSLSDQMAGLRAALAGLSQTSDMLTKALDSVSTMNSMDIAKTLTSGESQMEQFAAMYKNLQPKEEFITFVPPNFELLQDIRMQGDVLLVNQRSNSMSAGSNVCIQPPSGNILTRRPIVRSTTPAQRLNSTSSSWDQMTASKNVLGTSPTIGIGPIPGMPVLGQCIPGCQTHVSAKPAVGPSSTFGFDGHEDGQVSRPWGIAVDKDGHILVADRRNNRVQVFYPDGMFKLKFGSKGTANGQFDLPAGICTDAQNRIIVVDKDNHRVQVFSPNGIFLLKFGSYGKDCGQFQYPWDVAVNVKGEILVTDSRNHRIQLFNSEGQFISRFSFDGVNHSRYLKGLTTPRGACFTPQGDIIISDFENHRLLLIDSTLTKVLAAKGHEGSAVHEFSRPSGICCDDDGRVIVADSKNQRVLIFSPQLEFLWTVEIRPTSNNLLTAAMDEKDRPSDVALLPDGRLVVMVETSPDARDQCSPQKTFVQIY, via the exons ATGGCACTCTTATCCAATGGTGCTTCATCAATGCAGATAACCCCACCTCCGGGTAGCTCGGCTCCGGCCAACAACGACGCCAATGTCGATTTCAACTCGAACGATCACATTTTCTTCTCGAACCTTTTTAACGCCTTGCCGCGTTGGGATGCGCCCGGAAAAGTTAGTTCCGGTCCGGTGACCGTGCCACAAAG TAATGGCTCAAACGGAAGCAGCAGCTTTGGCAACACATCATTGGATAGGGACAGCATTAGCATCACAGATGACGTACTGTTTTCGAACGTACTAGGGGCAATCGGAACATCGAACGGTGCGCCCCCACCGAATGATATTTTGGGTGCAATCGGAACCCAGATGACGCCGAGCACATCACCGCAAACCAATTCGTCCAACGGAAGCTCTGTGTGCCCTTCATCACTGGGGGCGGTTTGTGGTCGCTGCGATACTCATGCCATCAGTCGCTGTCTGGACTGTAACGATGTGCTGTGCGAGGATTGTGCCCACGTTCATAATAAGAACGCTTACACCAAGGATCATTGTGTAATTTCCATACATACAATCTCACCGATCGGATCAGCTACCGGAATACAAAGTGTATCGATGGCCGTCGAACCGCACTGTGATATTCATGGCGAGGTTTTACGCTACTTATGTGAATCGTGCAAGAAAATCGTCTGCCAGGAGTGTACTTTATGGGATCATAAGGATCATTCCTGCATTCCAGTGTCCAACGTGTCTCATGGAGCTTCGGAGAAGATTTTATCCATTATCGAGAGTGGTAAGCTAGGTACCAAATATATCAAGGCCAGTATTGACCGTGCCGTGACCTACTCACAGGCGGTCGAGAGAGATGCCATGGAGGCATCTGCTCGTATTCGTAAAGCCATGCGTCACTTTATTCTAGCCGCTGAAGACCGTGAAAGAACGCTCTTGGAGCGTGTGGATAAATTCAGACAACAGAAGCTTACATCTCTGTCTGATCAAATGGCTGGGCTCCGAGCAGCCCTAGCTGGGCTATCACAAACCTCAGATATGTTGACCAAAGCGTTAGATTCTGTTTCGACCATGAACAGCATGGATATTGCCAAAACTTTAACCTCCGGAGAAAGCCAGATGGAACAATTTGCTGCCATGTACAAAAACCTTCAGCCAAAGGAAGAGTTCATCACATTTGTTCCACCCAATTTCGAACTTCTCCAGGACATACGCATGCAAGGAGACGTTCTGTTGGTAAATCAACGAAGTAACTCCATGTCCGCTGGCTCTAACGTATGCATACAACCACCGAGTGGAAATATCCTAACACGCCGTCCTATTGTACGAAGTACTACACCAGCCCAGCGCCTGAATTCTACTTCCTCTTCATGGGATCAAATGACTGCTTCCAAAAATGTACTGGGAACATCTCCAACAATTGGAATTGGTCCCATCCCCGGGATGCCTGTTCTAGGTCAATGTATTCCGGGCTGCCAAACACACGTTTCTGCCAAGCCCGCCGTAGGGCCAAGTTCAACTTTTGGTTTCGACGGCCATGAAGATGGTCAGGTTTCTCGTCCTTGGGGTATTGCAGTGGATAAAGACGGTCATATTTTGGTAGCCGATCGTCGTAACAACAGAGTGCAGGTATTTTATCCCGATGGAATGTTCAAACTGAAGTTCGGTTCGAAGGGCACTGCCAATGGTCAATTTGACTTACCAGCAGGCATTTGTACCGATGCCCAGAACCGTATCATCGTCGTGGACAAAGACAATCACCGCGTGCAAGTTTTCTCACCCAATGGTATCTTTCTGCTGAAATTCGGCAGCTATGGCAAAGACTGTGGCCAATTTCAGTATCCATGGGATGTGGCGGTCAACGTGAAGGGAGAAATACTGGTTACAGACTCGCGAAATCATCGCATTCAGCTTTTCAACTCCGAAGGACAGTTCATATCACGTTTCAGCTTCGACGGAGTGAATCACAGCCGTTACTTGAAGGGCCTAACGACACCGCGTGGAGCTTGCTTCACGCCACAAGGAGACATCATCATATCGGACTTTGAAAACCATCGTCTATTGCTGATTGATTCTACTTTGACTAAG GTTCTGGCGGCGAAGGGACACGAAGGATCGGCTGTGCACGAGTTCAGCCGTCCGTCCGGAATTTGCTGCGATGACGATGGCCGAGTGATCGTTGCGGATTCCAAGAATCAAAGAGTTCTAATCTTCTCTCCACAGTTAGAATTCTTGTGGACG GTCGAGATTCGTCCAACATCCAACAACCTCCTGACAGCGGCCATGGACGAGAAAGATCGGCCTAGTGATGTGGCACTACTTCCTGATGGCAGATTGGTCGTAATGGTCGAAACATCGCCGGACGCCCGGGATCAATGCAGCCCGCAGAAAACATTTGTCCAAATTTATTGA